The following are encoded together in the Bos taurus isolate L1 Dominette 01449 registration number 42190680 breed Hereford chromosome 10, ARS-UCD2.0, whole genome shotgun sequence genome:
- the OR10G1C gene encoding olfactory receptor family 10 subfamily G member 1C, whose product MGKTSNTSLDTVVTDFILLGLSHPSRLRILLFLLFFIIYILTQLGNLLILLTVWADPKLHTRPMYILLGVLSFLDMWLSSVIVPRIILNFTPASKRIPFGGCVAQLYFFHFLGSTQCFLYTLMAYDRYLAICQPLRYPTLMNGRLCTILVAGTWVAGSVHGSIQATLTFCLPYCGPNQVDYFFCDIPAVLRLACADTTVNELVTFVDIGVVAASCFMLILLSYANIVHAILQIHTADGRRRAFSTCGSHLTVVTVYYVPCIFIYLRAGSKSPLDGAVAVFYTVVTPLLNPLVYTLRNQEVKSALKRLASGRGAGSENK is encoded by the coding sequence atgggaaagactagcaacaCATCCCTGGACACTGTGGTGACAGATTTCATTCTCCTGGGCTTATCTCACCCCTCGAGGCTAAGGATTctcctcttcttgctcttcttcatCATTTACATCCTGACTCAGCTGGGCAACCTCCTCATTTTGCTCACTGTGTGGGCTGACCCAAAGCTCCACACTCGCCCCATGTACATTCTCCTGGGCGTGCTCTCATTCCTGGACATGTGGCTCTCCTCTGTCATCGTTCCTCGGATTATTCTAAACTTTACTCCCGCCAGCAAGAGAATCCCGTTTGGCGGCTGTGTGGCTcaactgtatttttttcatttcctgggCAGCACTCAGTGCTTCCTCTACACCTTGATGGCCTATGACAGGTACCTGGCAATATGCCAGCCCCTGCGCTACCCCACGCTCATGAATGGGAGGTTGTGCACCATCCTTGTGGCTGGAACTTGGGTGGCTGGCTCTGTTCATGGGTCCATCCAGGCCACCCTGACATTCTGCCTGCCCTACTGTGGGCCCAACCAGGTGGATTATTTTTTCTGTGACATCCCTGCAGTATTGAGACTGGCCTGTGCAGACACAACTGTCAATGAGCTTGTGACTTTTGTGGACATTGGGGTAGTGGCCGCCAGTTGCTTCATGTTAATTCTGCTCTCCTATGCCAACATAGTCCATGCCATCCTGCAGATTCACACTGCTGATGGGCGGCGCcgagccttctccacctgtggctcCCACCTAACCGTGGTCACAGTCTACTATGTCCCCTGTATTTTCATCTACCTTCGGGCTGGCTCCAAGAGTCCCCTGGATGGGGCAGTGGCTGTGTTTTACACTGTTGTCACTCCATTACTGAACCCCCTCGTCTACACACTGAGGAACCAGGAAGTGAAGTCCGCTCTGAAGAGACTAGCCTCAGGTAGAGGGGCTGGGAGTGAAAATAAGTAA
- the OR10G1 gene encoding olfactory receptor family 10 subfamily G member 1 has product MGKTSNTSLDTVVTDFILLGLSHPPRLRILLFLLFFIIYILTQLGNLLILLTVWADPKLHTRPMYILLGVLSFLDMWLSSVIVPRLILDFTPVSKRIPFGGCVAQLYFFHFLGSTQCFLYTLMAYDRYLAICQPLRYPTLMNGRLCTILVAGAWVAGSVHGSIQATLTFRLPYCGPNQVDYFICDIPAVLRLACADTTVNELVTFVDIGVVAASCFMLILLSYANIVHAILQIHTADGRRRAFSTCGSHLTVVTVYYVPCIFIYLRAGSKSPLDGAVAVFYTVVTPLLNPLIYTLRNQEVKSALKRLASGKGAGSENK; this is encoded by the coding sequence atgggaaagactagcaacaCATCCCTGGACACTGTGGTGACAGATTTCATTCTCCTGGGCTTATCTCACCCCCCGAGGCTGAGGATTctcctcttcttgctcttcttcatCATTTACATCCTGACTCAGCTGGGCAACCTCCTCATTTTGCTCACTGTGTGGGCTGACCCAAAGCTCCACACTCGCCCCATGTACATTCTCCTGGGCGTGCTCTCATTCCTGGACATGTGGCTCTCCTCTGTCATCGTTCCTCGGCTAATATTGGATTTTACTCCCGTCAGCAAGAGAATCCCATTTGGTGGCTGTGTGGCTcaactgtatttttttcatttcttgggcAGCACTCAGTGCTTCCTCTACACCTTGATGGCCTATGACAGGTACCTGGCAATATGCCAGCCCCTGCGCTACCCCACGCTCATGAATGGGAGGTTATGCACCATCCTTGTGGCTGGAGCTTGGGTGGCTGGCTCTGTTCATGGGTCCATCCAGGCCACCCTGACATTCCGCCTGCCCTACTGTGGGCCCAACCAGGTGGATTACTTTATCTGTGACATCCCTGCAGTATTGAGACTGGCCTGTGCAGACACAACTGTCAATGAGCTTGTGACTTTTGTGGACATTGGGGTAGTGGCCGCCAGTTGCTTCATGTTAATTCTGCTCTCCTATGCCAACATAGTCCACGCCATCCTGCAGATTCACACTGCTGATGGGCGGCGCcgagccttctccacctgtggctcCCACCTAACCGTGGTCACAGTCTACTATGTCCCCTGTATTTTCATCTACCTTCGGGCTGGCTCCAAGAGTCCCCTGGATGGGGCAGTGGCTGTGTTTTACACTGTTGTCACTCCATTACTGAACCCCCTCATCTACACACTGAGGAACCAGGAAGTGAAGTCCGCTCTGAAGAGACTAGCCTCAGGTAAAGGGGCTGGGAGTGAAAATAAGTAA